One segment of Scleropages formosus chromosome 23, fSclFor1.1, whole genome shotgun sequence DNA contains the following:
- the LOC108942485 gene encoding major histocompatibility complex class I-related gene protein-like codes for MVNDIPVEYYDSNVTRIVSRRHWIVNESIEESHLKNFVVQKIYKSMKMQSHRLTQRFNHAGKTITLDNKVEIIKRSEKGVHVYQKFAACDLEGDSLTRFFLQDAYEGVETRNYDILTQAYSPLVPELIWTKVQMETKKLTYINVYQPLCLRTLRRYLQENKNILLRKVRPRVRVMRKANVASGKMNIVCLATGFYPRHIKMTLLRDERAVPDEELTAGEVFPNGDGTYQLRRSLALSEEEQRKKHVYTCTVTHLSLDNKLDVRWEPESASSPALYAGISLLIVLSVMGITGTLCWRRRTGCQHQCETAPAVKYSAAQGTEHSDTSSNS; via the exons ATGGTCAATGATATTCCTGTGGAATACTACGACAGCAACGTCACCAGGATCGTTTCTAGGAGACACTGGATTGTGAACGAAAGCATTGAGGAATCTCACCTGAAAAATTTTGTGGTGCAGAAGATCTACAAAAGTATGAAAATGCAATCACATCGCCTGACGCAGCGCTTTAATCACGCGGG gaagacgATCACGCTTGACaacaaagtggaaataataaagcgatcggaaaaag GAGTCCACGTGTACCAGAAGTTTGCCGCTTGCGACCTGGAAGGCGACAGCCTCACCCGCTTCTTTCTTCAGGACGCGTACGAGGGAGTGGAGACAAGGAACTATGACATCCTCACTCAGGCGTACAGTCCCCTGGTGCCAGAGCTCATCTGGACCAAGGTGCAGATGGAGACCAAGAAGCTGACCTACATCAACGTGTACCAGCCCCTTTGTCTCCGAACTCTGAGGAGGTACCTCCAAGAGAACAAGAACATACTGCTGAGGAAAG TTCGACCAAGAGTGAGGGTAATGCGGAAGGCAAACGTAGCCTCTGGGAAGATGAACATTGTCTGTCTGGCCACTGGTTTCTACCCGCGACACATCAAAATGACCTTGCTAAGGGACGAGCGAGCTGTCCCGGATGAGGAGCTGACAGCAGGCGAGGTTTTCCCCAATGGAGACGGCACCTACCAGCTGAGGAGAAGCCTCGCTCTTAgtgaagaagagcagaggaagaAACACGTGTACACCTGTACCGTCACACACCTGAGCCTGGACAACAAGCTGGATGTCCGTTGGG AGCCAGAATCTGCTTCCAGCCCTGCACTGTATGCGGGTATCAGTCTCCTGATTGTACTTTCTGTGATGGGCATTACTGGGACCCTCTGCTGGAGAAGGCGAACTG GTTGTCAACATCAATGTGAAACAGCTCCAGCTGTGAAGTACTCTGCAGCCCAGG GAACTGAGCACAGTGACACATCCTCGAACTCGTAA
- the LOC108942521 gene encoding chromatin target of PRMT1 protein-like isoform X1 yields MVCEIYLLWNLLSLPPSSLPRLCSPSFTNMLKNKQPTVVNVRATMQQQHMASARNRRLAQQMENRPSVQAALQQKQTLKQRLGKSNIQARLGRPIGSLMRGAPGGRGFPMGGLRGMSRGGLRGRGGRGGPMRGGLSLRGMGQLRGRGGPGRRGMRQRGGLAGRGGSLRGRGAGPGRGGLGMRGRGGLGLRGRGGFGGRGRGRGRGRGVSRPPVTREQLDNQLDAYMSKTKGHLDAELDAYMAQADPDSME; encoded by the exons ATGGTGTGTgaaatttatttgctttggaACCTCCTGTCCCTCCCTCCTTCATCCCTCCCCCGTCTCTGCTCCCCAAGCTTCACTAACATGCTGAAGAACAAGCAGCCCACCGTGGTGAACGTGAGGGCTaccatgcagcagcagcacatggccAGTGCCCGCAACCGCAGGCTAGCCCAGCAGATGGAGAACAGGCCCTCGGTGCAGGCGGccctgcagcagaagcag ACCCTGAAGCAGAGGTTGGGGAAGAGCAACATCCAAGCCCGGCTGGGCAGACCCATTGGGTCACTCATGAGGGGGGCCCCAGGCGGCCGGGGCTTCCCCATGGGAGGTCTCCGGGGGATGTCCCGAGGAGGACTGAGGGGCCGTGGTGGCCGAGGCGGTCCCATGAGGGGGGGGTTGTCCCTTAGAG GCATGGGACAGCTGCGTGGGCGTGGTGGACCTGGTCGTCGAGGGATGCGGCAGCGAGGTGGGCTGGCAGGCCGCGGAGGCTCTCTGAGGGGCCGTGGAGCTGGACCTGGTCGCGGTGGACTGGGAATGAGGG GCCGTGGAGGGCTTGGCCTACGGGGGCGTGGTGGATTTGGCGGCAGAGGGCGTGGCCGAGGGCGAGGTAGGGGCGTGTCTCGGCCACCTGTCACCCGGGAGCAGCTGGACAACCAGCTGGATGCCTACATGTCCAAGACTAAAGGACACCTGGATGCCGAGCTGGATGCCTACATGGCCCAAGCAGACCCTGACAGCATGGAATAG
- the LOC108942521 gene encoding chromatin target of PRMT1 protein-like isoform X2, whose protein sequence is MSSPSSQKVVLKSTTKVSLNERFTNMLKNKQPTVVNVRATMQQQHMASARNRRLAQQMENRPSVQAALQQKQTLKQRLGKSNIQARLGRPIGSLMRGAPGGRGFPMGGLRGMSRGGLRGRGGRGGPMRGGLSLRGMGQLRGRGGPGRRGMRQRGGLAGRGGSLRGRGAGPGRGGLGMRGRGGLGLRGRGGFGGRGRGRGRGRGVSRPPVTREQLDNQLDAYMSKTKGHLDAELDAYMAQADPDSME, encoded by the exons ATGAGTAGCCCCTCTTCTCAAAAAGTTGTGCTGAAAAGCACCACCAAGGTGTCCCTGAACGAGCG CTTCACTAACATGCTGAAGAACAAGCAGCCCACCGTGGTGAACGTGAGGGCTaccatgcagcagcagcacatggccAGTGCCCGCAACCGCAGGCTAGCCCAGCAGATGGAGAACAGGCCCTCGGTGCAGGCGGccctgcagcagaagcag ACCCTGAAGCAGAGGTTGGGGAAGAGCAACATCCAAGCCCGGCTGGGCAGACCCATTGGGTCACTCATGAGGGGGGCCCCAGGCGGCCGGGGCTTCCCCATGGGAGGTCTCCGGGGGATGTCCCGAGGAGGACTGAGGGGCCGTGGTGGCCGAGGCGGTCCCATGAGGGGGGGGTTGTCCCTTAGAG GCATGGGACAGCTGCGTGGGCGTGGTGGACCTGGTCGTCGAGGGATGCGGCAGCGAGGTGGGCTGGCAGGCCGCGGAGGCTCTCTGAGGGGCCGTGGAGCTGGACCTGGTCGCGGTGGACTGGGAATGAGGG GCCGTGGAGGGCTTGGCCTACGGGGGCGTGGTGGATTTGGCGGCAGAGGGCGTGGCCGAGGGCGAGGTAGGGGCGTGTCTCGGCCACCTGTCACCCGGGAGCAGCTGGACAACCAGCTGGATGCCTACATGTCCAAGACTAAAGGACACCTGGATGCCGAGCTGGATGCCTACATGGCCCAAGCAGACCCTGACAGCATGGAATAG